One genomic window of Dunckerocampus dactyliophorus isolate RoL2022-P2 chromosome 7, RoL_Ddac_1.1, whole genome shotgun sequence includes the following:
- the LOC129185228 gene encoding basic helix-loop-helix transcription factor scleraxis-like, whose amino-acid sequence MTFAMLRTAPPAGRFLYGDIALLSEDDDENGSEGSGSEERSTNSAAFRLSSSSPSAFHIKMNRKRKLCVGGGGGGVEAVLGRLGVPGSSPPTEIRQRTAANARERDRTNSVNTAFTALRTLIPTEPADRKLSKIETLRLASSYISHLGNVLLLGEGLHDGQPCHAPSPPFFHVNSSPNRGSDQSGQPKHICTFCLSNQRKMNKDRDRKTAIRS is encoded by the exons ATGACTTTCGCTATGCTGCGCACGGCGCCTCCAGCAGGCCGCTTCTTGTATGGTGACATCGCTCTCCTCTCCGAAGATGATGATGAGAATGGCAGCGAAGGCTCAGGCTCAGAGGAACGCTCCACCAATTCTGCTGCCTTCCGCCTGTCATCCTCATCCCCGTCTGCCTTTCACATCAAGAtgaacaggaagaggaagctgTGTGTAGGAGGTGGAGGCGGAGGGGTCGAGGCCGTTCTAGGGAGGCTCGGAGTCCCAGGCTCATCTCCCCCTACTGAAATCCGCCAGAGGACAGCGGCCAATGCTCGTGAGAGGGATCGAACCAATTCTGTCAACACAGCATTCACCGCGCTACGTACGCTCATCCCTACTGAGCCTGCAGACAG GAAGCTGTCAAAGATTGAGACACTTCGCTTGGCCAGCAGCTACATCAGTCATCTGGGGAACGTTTTGCTCCTGGGTGAGGGACTTCATGACGGACAGCCCTGCCACGCTCCATCGCCACCGTTCTTTCACGTCAACTCCTCCCCAAACAGAGGATCTGACCAATCAGGCCAGCCCAAGCACATCTGCACATTCTGCCTCAGCAACCAAAGGAAAATG